DNA from Acetobacter aceti NBRC 14818:
GATTTTCATTCGGTTCCGTCGCAGGTGCAGGCACGCTGTCTGCATAGGGGTCTTCTTCGGCAACAGGCTGCTCGCCTGTGCTTTCAGCCGTCACGCCTTCTGCGTTACGCGTTTCCGCCGTACCCTCTTCTCTCGGCCCACGACGACGACGGCGACGACGACGACGACGACCGGTGCCATCACCTTCACCACGCTCATCCTCCTGTGCCACCGCAGGATCACGGGCTTCATTTGCTACAGCGGGTGGCTCATCGCTGATGGCGATGACCTTTGTGCGCGTCTCTGTCGACGCAGCCCCATCCTTCCGGGCCGAGGAGTGACGGTCCGACGAAGAGCTTTCATCCTCGACAGGAGCAGCAATCGCAGGCACATCGAAGCGGGCCGTCTGCGCACGACGACGTTCGATCCGGATCTGCGGCGCAGGCAGAGACTGATCCGCGGAGAAGATCACGTGCATCTTGTGACGTGTCTCGATGGCTGTCAGCCAGTCGCGCTTGTTGTTGAGAATGTAGAGTGCAATCTCACCAGCGACATACACGACGATTTCCGCCGCACGACGCTGACCACCCTCATCCTCAACCGCACGGAGCACATGCAGGGCCGAGCTCTCGATACCGCGCACAATACCGGTGCCCTGACAGTGCGGGCAGGGCACAAAAGCAGATTCCGCGACGGAAGGACGCAGACGCTGGCGCGACATTTCCAGCAGCCCGAAGTGAGAGATTCCTCCCACCTGAATGCGGGCGCGGTCATGACGCAAGGCATCCTTCAGACGCCGCTCGACCTGAGCATTGTGACGCCGGGATTCCATGTCGATGAAGTCGATGACAATCAGACCAGCAAGATCACGCAGGCGGAGTTGACGCGCCACTTCATCAGCCGCTTCAAGGTTGGTCTTGACCGCTGTTTCCTCGATATTGCGCTCACGTGTCGCACGTCCCGAGTTCACGTCGATCGCCACCAGCGCTTCCGTCTGGTTGATGACCAGATAACCACCCGAACGGAGCTGAACTGTCGGCGACAGCATCCCGTCAAGCTGGCCTTCAACCTGATAGTGGCTGAAGAGAGGCTGGTTTTCCTTACGCCACAGCTTCACCCTCTGAGCGCTCTGCGGCATCAGCATCCGCATGAAATCGCGCGCAGCACGCCAGCCCTGCTCGCCATCGACAAGAATTTCATCGATATCGCGGGTGTAGACGTCACGGATTGCCCGTTTGACGAGGCTGGCTTCCTCGTAAATCAGAGCTGGTGCGACCGAATTGAGCGTGTGTTCGCGGATCTCGTCCCACAGATGCAGCAGATACTCGCAATCGCGCATCACTTCCGGACGGGGCCGCTGCCCTCCGGCTGTGCGCACGATCATGGCCATGCCACGCGGCAGCTGGAGATCCGCGATGATATCCTTAAGTCGCTTGCGATCAGCAACCGAGGTAATCTTGCGCGACACGCCACCACCGCGCAGGGCGTTGGGCATCAGCACGCAATAGCGTCCGGCCAGCGAGATGTAGGTGGTCAGGGCTGCGCCCTTGTTGCCGCGCTCTTCCTTGACGACCTGCACCAGCAGAACCTGACGACGACGGATGACTTCCTGAATCTTGTAGCTACGCAGGAAGCGGGCCATGCGCTTCTGCACCATGGCTTCTTCGCCGGTGTCAGTCTCGCCGCCGACATAATCTGGCGTCTGCTCGGAGGAAGTCTCCTCGCTGTTTTCTTCAGATCCGGTGGTTTCTTCAGCCTGCTCCGTCTCATCCGTCGCGGAGGCTTCGTCCGTCAGATCCTCTTCAGCAGGTTCTTCTTCCTGAAGGGCCAGCAGCTTTTCACGGTCAGCAACCGGAATCTGATAGTAGTCTGGGTGAATTTCGCTGAAAGCAAGGAAACCGTGACGGTTTCCGCCATATTCTACGAAGGCCGCCTGAAGGCTGGGCTCAACGCGGATGACCTTGGCAAGATAGATATTGCCTTTGAGCTGCTTGCGATTGGCAGCCTCAACGTCGTAATCCTCAAGACGGTTCCCGTCCATCACAACGACGCGGGTTTCTTCCGCGTGCGTCGCGTCTATCAGCATACGCTTGTTCATAAAAAAGGAAACTCCGGTGGCCCGGCGCTCGTCCAGACGGGCGCAGCCAACCAGATTGGAACAAACCAACATGGAAATGGGCGCCGCGCGGGAGCGCTGCGGGCAAATCGACTATAGGATCGGGGATAACGGGCGTGAGCGACACTCGGGAGACAGTGATGCCGGCATGACAGTCCATCACTGACAGCGGAAATGGGGCATCAAGAGGATACTTACGCTCCCTGCCCTTCCCTTGTTCCGCCAGTGTGTCCAGACCTGCTCTCATCCGCCCTTGTCGATCAGTATAAATTAGGCCTGACCCAAAACGCAGCCGCTCTCTGCATGATGAAGAAACGGCTTGCCTTGGTCCGGGCAGCGTGGATAACCGTCACAGACGGGCCACATGCTCGCAAACATGGCCGAAACCAACAGAGTACGCAAGCCGTCGGATACAACTGTATGTAACCGGGAGTGAATGCAGCCGCAACGAACCCCACACTCTCCTGACATAATCATCGTTCATTAATGACTTCCCAACGTCAGCATGGCAAAACATCAGAAGCCTTTTTCAGGACGCAGTTCATGGCTCAGAAACCGGATAACGGAGATACAGTGCCGACCAACCATCTGCTTCCCGGCAAATCATTCCGGCAGGGTTGCATCGCCAAAGCAGCGGATCCACTTCCCTTTGAAGCTCTATCCAGCCTTATGGGCCTCGCCCTGCCCCGCAGAACCGCTCTTCTCGCAAGCCTTGCGCCCCTGCTTCCGCACGCCGCTATGGCCCGCACAGGAAAAAGTGCACACGTTTCCACTTCGTCGCATGCCCATAACACGAATACGCTCCATGCCCCCGCCATCATCAGAGGCGCAGCACCTCCGCCGCCTCTGGTCATGCTGGACCCGGGTCACGGAGGAAAAGATCCGGGCGCCATCGGCTATTCAGGAACATATGAAAAGCATGTCTCTGAAGCCGCCGCCGCCGAACTGGAACGGCAATTACTGGCGACAGGCCGCTATCGGGTAGCGCTGACCCGCGCCAGTGACCGCTTCATCCCACTGGAAGGGCGCGTGGAAATGGCGCAGGCGCACAAGGCCTCCCTGTTCATTTCCATGCATGCCGACGCACTACATGATTCTGCCGTCCGCGGCGCCAGCGTTTATACGCTTGCGGGGGCCGCATCGGACTCCCAGACCGCCATGATCGCCCAGAGCGAGAACAGCGCGGACCTCTTCGGTGGGCCCCATGTCCACGCAACATCACCGGAAGTGCAACAGATACTGGCCAGTCTGGTTTCGGAAGAAACACGCCGGGGATCGACCCGCATCGCCAATCAGGTTGTCTCTTCCTTTCAGTCGCGCATCTCGTTGCTGTCGCATCCGCACCGCCATGCCGCCTTTGTCGTGCTCAAGGCGGCCGATATTCCTTCGGTGCTGGTGGAAATG
Protein-coding regions in this window:
- a CDS encoding Rne/Rng family ribonuclease; this translates as MNKRMLIDATHAEETRVVVMDGNRLEDYDVEAANRKQLKGNIYLAKVIRVEPSLQAAFVEYGGNRHGFLAFSEIHPDYYQIPVADREKLLALQEEEPAEEDLTDEASATDETEQAEETTGSEENSEETSSEQTPDYVGGETDTGEEAMVQKRMARFLRSYKIQEVIRRRQVLLVQVVKEERGNKGAALTTYISLAGRYCVLMPNALRGGGVSRKITSVADRKRLKDIIADLQLPRGMAMIVRTAGGQRPRPEVMRDCEYLLHLWDEIREHTLNSVAPALIYEEASLVKRAIRDVYTRDIDEILVDGEQGWRAARDFMRMLMPQSAQRVKLWRKENQPLFSHYQVEGQLDGMLSPTVQLRSGGYLVINQTEALVAIDVNSGRATRERNIEETAVKTNLEAADEVARQLRLRDLAGLIVIDFIDMESRRHNAQVERRLKDALRHDRARIQVGGISHFGLLEMSRQRLRPSVAESAFVPCPHCQGTGIVRGIESSALHVLRAVEDEGGQRRAAEIVVYVAGEIALYILNNKRDWLTAIETRHKMHVIFSADQSLPAPQIRIERRRAQTARFDVPAIAAPVEDESSSSDRHSSARKDGAASTETRTKVIAISDEPPAVANEARDPAVAQEDERGEGDGTGRRRRRRRRRRGPREEGTAETRNAEGVTAESTGEQPVAEEDPYADSVPAPATEPNENLVPGRNRTRYSRKTPSAPQAQARTPTEPRQTNERSQPAKTPAAASGWRGPTPADPFGGSFDIFDIMDQVDFEASSEPKPAPAPKPAAVRQHEPVPAVEVEDGEADHAVKAAETEATEGEEPVREARPARRRSRGRRGSGASRNAVEATREEPVEAAEPPASESETETDVLADEKPAPRGRRRTRRSAEAAPVAEASVAEALSEAPKEEASKNDRKPVVVEPKIIDEDTPVARPRTGWWRR
- a CDS encoding N-acetylmuramoyl-L-alanine amidase family protein, which translates into the protein MAQKPDNGDTVPTNHLLPGKSFRQGCIAKAADPLPFEALSSLMGLALPRRTALLASLAPLLPHAAMARTGKSAHVSTSSHAHNTNTLHAPAIIRGAAPPPPLVMLDPGHGGKDPGAIGYSGTYEKHVSEAAAAELERQLLATGRYRVALTRASDRFIPLEGRVEMAQAHKASLFISMHADALHDSAVRGASVYTLAGAASDSQTAMIAQSENSADLFGGPHVHATSPEVQQILASLVSEETRRGSTRIANQVVSSFQSRISLLSHPHRHAAFVVLKAADIPSVLVEMGFMSNRSDEAALRQAGHRAMVAGAMRDAVDRYFATARIGVG